The genomic window TTTACCTCCCAGAGTACACAGGATCACAATAGCACCTGCCTCTGGGTTGCTGCGAGGATGAGATCAAAGAAATCCCACAAATAGTTTGGTGTGTAGAGAAATCCAGCGTGTTGAAAGCTAATCTATTCCATGTCCCCTGGGGCCCAGGCTACCAGTATCTGACTTTGCCCCAGGCTTGCTGCTGGAAGGTGCTAGAACTGCCTGGATACAGCTGGGCAGGAGGATGGGCCCGGCTGAGCTGGACAGTTGACCCCCGCTGTCCTGGCAGGGTTACCCACCGCTGACGAAGGTCCTGGCAAGTTTCTTTGGGAAGCTTCTGGGTCAGGAGATGGACCCGCTCAGGAATGTGCTCGTGACTGTCGGTGGCTATGGGGCCCTGTTCACAGCCTTCCAGGCCCTGGTGGACGAAGGAGATGAGGTGAGTGGGCAAGACTTGGGCTGAGTGGGACCGAGAGGCCAGGGCCGTGCTGACTCCAGCTGATTTGAACCTTCTATCAGGTCATCATCATCGAACCCTTTTTTGACTGCTACGAGCCCATGACAGTGATGGCAGGGGGTCGCCCTGTGTTTGTGCCCCTGAAGCCGGTAAGGATGCTAGGTAGAGGATGGATGGGCAGAGGGATCCAAGGCACGGGCTGAGTTGGACCCTGGGCATTGGAACAGGaggaaggaagtgaaggaagccagttcCCCTAAgctgggagggcagaggggaggtgtgtgtgttgggatcCCAGGGGAGAGAAGGTGGGGATGGATGCTGGGGGAAGAGCTGCACGTCAGGTGGGTAAGTGGTGCCGCCCCTGCCACCTTGCAGGGTCCCATCCAGAATGGAGAACTGGGTTCCAGCAGCAACTGGCAGCTGGACTCCATGGAGCTGGCCAGCAAATTCACATCACGCACCAAAGCCCTGGTCCTCAACACCCCCAACAACCCCCTGGGCAAGGTACTGGAGGGACCTCCTTCCCTGGCCCCCTGCAGAGCTAGTCATGTCTCCTGCACCGTTACTGAGTTGCTGCTGTGGGGCCTCCGTGTGGGAGGGCCACACACAATGAGCTCTGAGGACCAAGGCTCCAGAGGTCCCAGGACAGGGGCAGGAATACCCAGGGAAGGCCTGAGGGCTGGAACAGTGAACTGGGCTGGGAGCCCCCATCACTTCCCAGTGACCATGGAATAGTGACTATGCTTCTCAAAGTATCTCATGTGTAACGTGGGAACCTGAGGGAACTGACCTCGTGGGTCATTGTTGCAGGGATCCAGTGCAATGGTATGGAACAGCCCATAGCACTGGGCTTGGCTGTATTCGCCATTTACTcattttttcgagacggagtctcgctctgtctcccaggctggagtgtagtggcgtgattttggctcattgcaacctccgcctcctgggttcaagcaattctcctgcctcagccttctgagtatctgggattacaggcacctgccaacatgcccagctaatttttgtgtttttggtagagacggggtttctccatgttggccaggctggtctcaaactcctgacctccagtgttctgcccgccttggcctcccaaagtgctaggattacaggtgtgagccaccgcactggccgCAGCTGTGttctttaacctctctgagtaGGCCTCTGTGTTTGGGGATggtctcagctgcaggtctgggCTCTCCTTGGGCATCCACAGGTGTTCTCCAGGGAAGAGCTGGAGCTGGTGGCCAGCCTGTGCCAGCAGCATGATGTGGTGTGTATCACTGATGAAGTCTACCAGTGGATGGTCTACGATGGGCATCCTCACATCAGCATTGGTGAGCCAAGCCTGCCCAGGGCCCCTCCCCTGCACATTGGTGGCAGGGCCTTGACCCCACCTGAGAGTCAGCGCAGGCCTGGTAGTTAGAACCCAGGGTTCTGGAGCCCTGCAGATCCTGTgacctttgcctcccagagtacacaggaaaacaaaaaacaatagcaTCTGCCCCCCTGGTTGTCGAAAGGATGAGGTCAAAGAAATCCTATGCTGGGCataggattacaggctcacgtctgtaatcccagcactttgggaggctgaggctggcagatcactggaggtcaggagttcgagaccagcctggccaacatggtgaaatcccgtgtctactaaaagtacaaaaattagctgggcatggtggtgcgtgcctgtagtcccagctactcaggaagctgaggtaggaggatcactggaacccgggaggcggaggttgcaatgagctgagatggtgccattgcattgctgcctgggcaacagagcgaaactccatctcaaaaaagaacaaaagaaagaaagaaattctgcaaATAGCTTAGTATGTAGAGGAGTCCAGGAAGTCAAGAGCCTATGGGTGCCCCCTGGGGCCCAGACCACCACCCTTCCCCTTACCCCTCACCCCAGTCTCAGCAGCTGCTCTGTTCGGCCTTGGGCAGCCAGCCTCCCTGGCATGTGGGAACGGACCCTGACCATCGGCAGCGCTGGCAAGACCTTCAGCGCCACTGGCTGGAAGGTGAGTTGCTGAGGGTGGGAAGTCACCAGCCCCTGCAAGATCCTTGGCAAGTGAGGTGGGCCTGGGAATGAAGAAGGCTTTAGCCAGGCCTGGAAGGACCTCCCCCACTACCTGTGCTCCTGCTCCAGGTGGGCTGGGTCCTGGGTCCAGATCACATCATGAAGCACCTGCGGACCGTGCACCAGAACTCCATCTTCCACTGCCCCACGCAGAGCCAGGTGAAGAGGGCAGGGGACGCCATGGGGGAGCAGGGAGACAATGAAAGAGCCCAGGCTGGCCCCCGCGTCAGGGAACAGCTAATCTGTCTGGGTGTCTGTCTGCCCTGCCTAGGCCGCAGTAGCCGAGAGCTTTGAGCGGGAGCAGCTGCTCTTCGGCCAACCCAGCAGCTACTTTGTGCAGTTCCCGCAGGCCATGCAGCGCTGCCGGGACCACATGGTACGCAGCCTACAGTCAGTGGGCCTGAAGCCCGTCGTCCCCCAGGGCAGCTACTTCCTCATCACAGACATCTCAGACTTCAGTGAGTGAGACTGGCCGCTCTGGGCAGGGCGCAGGGGCTGGAGGCTGCAGGGGGCTCAGTgtggcctctgtctcccagagagGAAGATGCCTGACTTGCCTGGAGCTGTGGATGAGCCCTATGACAGACGCTTTGTCAAGTGGATGATCAAGAACAAGGTGGGCTGGGCCTCTGCCGTGCAGCCATGTATGGTTTCACAGGTTGTGTGCTGCTCAAGGGTGCCCAGGCAAGAGGCTCCTGGGCCAGATCCTAGTCTGCCTCTGCCGTGAACCTTGGGGCAGGGTTGTATCCACTTAAAAGAACGAGgagccttttttctcttttcttttctcttctcttttcttttcttttcgcctttcttgagactgagtctcgctctgtcgcccaggctggagtgcagtggcactatctcggctcactgcaaactccgcttcccgggttcacgccattctcctgcctcagcctcctgagtagctgggaccacagacgcctgccgccacgcccagctaattttttttgtatttttagtagagatggggtttcaccatgttagccaggatggtcttgatctcctgaccttgtgatctgcctgcctcggcctcccacagtgctgggattacaggcgtgagacaccgcgcccagcctttttttttttttttttttttttttttgagacagtctcactctgtcgcctaggctggagtgcaggggcgccatctcagctccctgctacctccacctccagggttcaagtgattctcctcccttagcctccgaagtagctgggtagctgggattataggcacataccaccacgcctggctaatttttgtattttgtaattttgtagagacagggtttcaccatgttggtcaggctggtctccaactcctgacctcaggtgatccaccccgcttggcctcccaaagtgctgggattacaagcgtgagccaccatgcctggcccaaggaACCTGTTTCTCACTTGCACAGAGATACTGTGTGGGCTGGCAGGATTTCCTGCCTCTTTGGATCTCCGTCTTCCCATCTGTACAGTGAGGAGCTGGACCATTAACTCTGAGGTCCATCCAGGTTCGATCTGTGACTCTAAGGCTTTGTTCTTCTCTGGCTCTGCCCTGACCTGCTCCGTGAGCTTCCCTCTCTCAGCGTCTGTCTACCCTCTATACCCAGGGAGGGACTTGGAACGGCGTTCCGGGATCCTTTTCCTCtgactttgtgtttgtttttgttttgagacggattttctctctttcacccaagctgcagtgaagtggcacaatctcagctcactgcaacctccacccctgggctcaagcagttcccctgcctcagcctcccaagtagctgggattacaggcatgcgccacagctcccagctaatttttgtatttttaagagatggggtttggccatgttggccagttagtctcgaactccggacctcaggtgatccacccgtctcagcctcccaaaatgctgggattacaggcatgagccaccacgcccggcctttttccCGTGACTTTGATGCAGCACTAGGTGCAGGATTGGAGCTaactctccttcctctcctggtTGTGGGAACCTGTCTGTCCCCTCCGGGGCCAAGGCCTGCTGGGCCACGAAGCCGTGTTGAGACatgtccttcctcctccccagggcTTGGTGGCCATCCCTGTCTCCATCTTCTGCAGTGTGCCACATCAGAAGCACTTTGACCACTATATCCGCTTCTGTTTTGTGAAGGTAAAgggcggggctgggggaggagagacCTCccagagcttcccaaggcctGCTGGGGGCATGGGGAGAGTGTGGGACTAATCTGTGCTGGTGCAGGATGAAGCCACGCTCCAGGCCATGGACGAGAAGCTGCGGAAGTGGAAGGCGGAGCTCTAGCCCTGAAGTCATACCTTGGCCCTGACATCCCCACCTGCCCGCAGAGATACTCTTGGGTGTCTGTCTTTGTCCAGGTTTCAAACATTTCCGGGTCGGGGAAGATGCTGTTGGGAAACCTCTTCTCTGTGACACAGAATGTTCTGGGTGGGAGCCGCCCTTCTTCATCTTAGAGAACCAAGTGCCTCCTGTCTGAAAGGTGAGGGCGGCCTGACCTGGGCCTCTCTCGGCTCCTCTGTAGGTGGATTTGTAGGGTCTTGGGTTGCTTCTGGTCTCTCCAGGCTTGGCCGAGACCAACAGTAGAGTCCCACCGTGTATCGATCACATCCCAGCCCTGCATGGGCCCTGCTAAGGCTCAGGCATAACCTCACCTTTCCTGGTTCATCTTGGCTTTGGGGATTTGCCTTTAGACTTGAGTGCTCAAGCCACTCCTTTTCatccataataaaatgtttaagttaTTCAAATCCTTCTGACATTTCCTCTCTGTTTCACACTCGAGCTGATGGCTGATCTAAGTTGGTAAGAATGCCCGGGAGAACCTCAGACACCCCCACAACTTTGTACAAATGATTTCTGTAGTCACATAGTTAGTGGCACAACCAGGCCTAGCACCCAAGGACCCCAAATGAATTCCTTACTattaatcttttttgttgttgttgtctttgttttttagacagagtctcactctgtcacccaggctagagtgcagtggcatgatctcggctcattgcaaccaccacctcctgggttcaagcaattctcctgcctcagcctcctgagtagctgggactacaggcacccgccaccacacccagctaatttttgtgtttttgtagagatggggtttcaccatgttggccaggctggtctcaaactcctgacctcaggtcatccacccgactcggcctcccaaagtgctgggattacagacgtgagccgccaTACCTGGCCTCTCATATTAATCTGATGGTAGCAGTTATtggtgctgggtgtggtgggtggggtgagggtgttgtgtgtgtgtgtgtgtgtgtgtgtggagaggatTGGGGCTTGTGACAAGGAAGACATGGACATTCCTACAGGGGTGAGAGAACAGCACAGTGGGGGCCAGGAGGACCCGGGACTTAAATAATtctcaggaggaggaggactgAATGTTGATCGTGCACGCCCTACCTGCCAGGCACTCGGACGCACATTATCTTACACAGCCCTCTGAGACTGAGACCTGAGTTATCTCCAGTTCACAAGTGAGGAAAGCCCTCTGGAGGTGAGGTGAAGTGGTGTGCCCAGGCCAGGTCTTCTAGCTGGCTCCGATTGAGTCTCACTGGATAGCAATAGTAGCTCCTGAATTTCGTTGGAAGGTGGTGTTAGGGGCCTGGTCTCGAAGTTGCATTTGCATAGCAAGCACATGGGTTTGGCTCATATCATGTTTAACTGGGTGAGCTGATAGGAATATatcttataataaaatacatattaggTCTTTGCCCCGGTCCTTAGTAAAGAATTCCTAAAATCCTTGGAGTTTCTGGAAGATAGGCATGTGGTGTTAGTCACATGGAATCCCTCTGCACTGTGCCATTACAGGGTCAGAACTTTTAGCCCATCGGGCCccctccatctctgcctccagggaggTGCGAGGGACTAGACTTTGAGCCCAATCACATGGTCTGTGTCTTTTTGTTAATCGTTTTTTGGGGGGGATTTTTGTGTTAGTTTTTTCACATGGCCAATGTCTTAGTCATGCCTACAAAATAAACCTGtcaaaaatcacaacaaatttaTTATAAGATCTAAGTTcgagaccgggcacggtggctcacacctgtaattccagcactttgggaggccgagccaggtggatcatctgaggttgggagttcaagaccagcctaaccaacatggagaattccgtctctactaaaaaatacaaaaattatccggacttggtagcaggcacctgtaatcccagctgcttgggagcttgagggaggagaattgcttgaacccaggaggcagaggttgcagagagcagagatcgtgccactgcacttcagcctgagcaacagtgagactagatctcaaaaaaataaaaggcattaatggctcatgtctataatctcagcactttgggaatccaagttgagaggattgcttgaaccctggaatttgagaccagccctggcaacatagtgagacactgtacaaaaagaaaaaaaaaaaaattagttgggcatggtgactcacacttgtggtcccaactAATATAGTCTgttaattaaaagagaaagaggctaggcgcggtggctcattcctgtaatcccagcactttgggaagccgagctgggtggatcacctgaggtcaagagttggagactagcctgaccaacatggagaaactccgtctctactaaaaatacaaaattagccaggtgtggtggcgcatgcctgtgatcccagctactcgggaggctaaggcaggagaatcgcttgaacccaggagtcagaggtttccgtgagccgagatcacgccattgcactccagcctggacaacaagagcgaaactctcaaaaaaacaaaaaaagaagccaggtgcggtgacttaCTCCcataattccagccctttgggacgccgaggcgggcggatcacttgaggtcaggagttcaaccagGTTGGTCAACATGGGGTCAACatcaaccccatctctactaaaaacacacaaaaaattagctgggcatggtggcgcgctcctgtaatctcagctacttgaaaggctgaggcaggagagttg from Macaca thibetana thibetana isolate TM-01 chromosome 15, ASM2454274v1, whole genome shotgun sequence includes these protein-coding regions:
- the KYAT1 gene encoding kynurenine--oxoglutarate transaminase 1 isoform X2, giving the protein MAKQLQARRLDGIDHNPWVEFVKLASEHDVVNLGQGFPDFPPPDFAVEAFQHAVSGDFMLNQYTKAFGYPPLTKVLASFFGKLLGQEMDPLRNVLVTVGGYGALFTAFQALVDEGDEVIIIEPFFDCYEPMTVMAGGRPVFVPLKPGPIQNGELGSSSNWQLDSMELASKFTSRTKALVLNTPNNPLGKVFSREELELVASLCQQHDVVCITDEVYQWMVYDGHPHISIASLPGMWERTLTIGSAGKTFSATGWKVGWVLGPDHIMKHLRTVHQNSIFHCPTQSQAAVAESFEREQLLFGQPSSYFVQFPQAMQRCRDHMVRSLQSVGLKPVVPQGSYFLITDISDFKRKMPDLPGAVDEPYDRRFVKWMIKNKGLVAIPVSIFCSVPHQKHFDHYIRFCFVKDEATLQAMDEKLRKWKAEL
- the KYAT1 gene encoding kynurenine--oxoglutarate transaminase 1 isoform X1, whose translation is MFRTAAAISVYLVGPLRGRKAGAPLARCLHQTLTMAKQLQARRLDGIDHNPWVEFVKLASEHDVVNLGQGFPDFPPPDFAVEAFQHAVSGDFMLNQYTKAFGYPPLTKVLASFFGKLLGQEMDPLRNVLVTVGGYGALFTAFQALVDEGDEVIIIEPFFDCYEPMTVMAGGRPVFVPLKPGPIQNGELGSSSNWQLDSMELASKFTSRTKALVLNTPNNPLGKVFSREELELVASLCQQHDVVCITDEVYQWMVYDGHPHISIASLPGMWERTLTIGSAGKTFSATGWKVGWVLGPDHIMKHLRTVHQNSIFHCPTQSQAAVAESFEREQLLFGQPSSYFVQFPQAMQRCRDHMVRSLQSVGLKPVVPQGSYFLITDISDFKRKMPDLPGAVDEPYDRRFVKWMIKNKGLVAIPVSIFCSVPHQKHFDHYIRFCFVKDEATLQAMDEKLRKWKAEL